In the Arachis ipaensis cultivar K30076 chromosome B04, Araip1.1, whole genome shotgun sequence genome, CTATATACTTTACTAACTTAATCCTAACCTtctcacctttttttttttaatcttttaaagAAATAGTTTTACACGTGCATCAATTATGTAACGTCACATtagcaaaaaaaatatcttttacatTGACTGCGTGAATAACATTCGAAAGAACAGATGTAATTAAATGACTGCGTAAAAACACTTTAATTATtggtacatcaaaattaaactctcaTTTGAAATAATATTAGTGTACATTTTGTCAATTTTAGACCACAATAAGGTAATAGAAATGTATATATTGTGAAATAAATAATAATCACCTTTAGAAAAATTAAGGGTAAAGGTGGGTTGGTCTGCTCCAAGGTAATTAATATTGAAGATAAGCTCTTGAGGCAAGTCCTCTTGACTTCTCCAAATAACCCAACCAATGCCTGCATAAACAAGACCATACTTGTGGCCACTAACATTTATGCTCTTCACCAATGGAAGCCTGAAATCCCATTCTAGCTCTGGATAAAGAAAAGGAGCAACAAACCCACCACTTGCTGCATCAACATGAATCGGTGTATCCCATCTATAATAATGTCACAAGTCAAAGGAGGCCAAAACATTAgtttacatattaaaatataaaataagttaACTCAGATAGATAAAGACGCTGAAAAAGTCtttttataaagatattttttaataattaaaatttaatacatataatcgattaaatcgtgttatttttgtcaaaattaggctagacaaattgatttgaccgaaaaatgatgaatcaaatcttgaactggtctaaatggttaagatttagaatttttaaaattaatatatatatataataaaagtattttaatcattttctataataaagatattatactcattttttataaaagaataatattaatttagaccagttcaagatttgattcaccatttttttttgttaaatcaatttgtctaacctaattttgacaaaaataacataatttaatcgattatatacgttaaattttaattactgaaaaacatttaaaaaaaagacgttttagacgtCTTTATCTAAATGATTCCTTTATataaaaatacataataattGATTTTTTGTGTACGCGTAATATTTTTGAGTTATAAGAATTAGTTATTGCTGTATTACTCAcccatttttcttgttttgttgtAGTAAGAGGTCGTTAAGCAACTTGACATCTTCAAATTCGCCATTATAAGTTGAACCCAAGATTGCAGCCACACAGATAGTGTTCTCATCAACCATTTCAATGGCTTTAGCAGGGTCCATCACATAATACCCTTCTCCAACATCCACTTTTCTCAACTCTACATCGAAATACATTGCAAATTTCTCCCAACATACCtgcataatatttatttatttaagcaATATGCATATAAGTAAAAGAGAAACAGTTGCCATTAAATAATTTCCTGCTCCATTTTTTACAATGAGCCTTTGAAAAAACGTGTGCTTTTTTGTTGGCTTAAGATATCACCTAGTTAATATTTTATAGACTTCAATTACACTTTTTTTTACgatataaatcaaattaaatttacatttataattaaaatacgaCTATAACCATGCTTTTTATATATGTACAAAAAATCAGTAATCAAATTATTCACCCAtacaaaatacatattgaaatataaaatCTATATTAAAGATAAGTTAAATACCACATATATTTACACAAAAACATAGTAATTAATTTGGTGGCTAGTTTTTTTATGTGCATATAGTatttttgaaactaaaataaagtaTAACAAATAGTGGTGACATATTTTTTTGTCCTGATTAAAATTTGATCATTTTgttaaaagatataaaaaatatatataaatatacacaaatatatatagAGTTTAAATTTTGATATAATGTCAAATGTAAAGTAATTTTATACGTGTATTCAATTACGTAATACCACATCAACAAAAATAACTACCTTTAATATTGACTGCGTAAATGTTCATCCAAAAGAACGGATGTAATTGTACGATTATATAAAACGTTTTATACTATCAGACATCAAAATTAATCTCTCATAAATattgaataattaattttttttttgtcatgggcGAATAATTAATACCTGGACATTGGCACCAGTGACAATGTTGGGCTTATGATAGGGCTTGCCTTGGGCCTTGAGCTTGTTCTGCCATTTTTTCTTGAATGCAAGGCCCGCCAGCATTATGGCCTCTGAAGATCCAACAGTTCCTGTTCCAATTGCGTTCTCATTTTCTCCAATTTCAGCGTTGAACAAACGTGCTATCATGTTCACACATCTATTCTGTATGCAAAAATTACAACTACTTTTAAAACacaaattaaaattacataaacaaAGATTTTAATGAGAAGATTATAGATCAAGTTCAGTACGTGAAGTTGAGTGGTGGCAGGGTACTCGTCCATGTTAACATAGTTCTTGTTGAAGGATTCCATCATGAGTATGTTACATTCTTCCTCCATTGACGTGGTCACAAAGGAAGCCAAGTTCATCTTTGGCTTTGCATCAAGTTTCAGCTCCTCCCTTATCTTCTCGTAAGCCGTCTTCTTCGCCATTGATTTCTGCGGCATCTCATTAAAGCTGCATCTGCCaccaaatatttatttttattacatatataattagaatttaattttgatgcactataACCGTAAAGTATGCATCTAATTAAATAAC is a window encoding:
- the LOC107638234 gene encoding glutamate decarboxylase 1 isoform X3, which produces MLTWTSTLPPLNFTCVNMIARLFNAEIGENENAIGTGTVGSSEAIMLAGLAFKKKWQNKLKAQGKPYHKPNIVTGANVQVCWEKFAMYFDVELRKVDVGEGYYVMDPAKAIEMVDENTICVAAILGSTYNGEFEDVKLLNDLLLQQNKKNGWDTPIHVDAASGGFVAPFLYPELEWDFRLPLVKSINVSGHKYGLVYAGIGWVIWRSQEDLPQELIFNINYLGADQPTFTLNFSKGSSQIIAQYYQLVHLGREGYQRVMEKCKENAMVVKQGLEKTGCFNILSKDNGVPLVAFSLKDTSHGDEFKISEMLRRLHGWVVPAYPMPSGAEHVNVLRAVVRAEFSREMAEKLVLDIENVLQELGKLGPKYTPKVTKIKKDIAKRKIIVRESNKHHKVLAA
- the LOC107638234 gene encoding glutamate decarboxylase 4 isoform X2 is translated as MNFSVLKSATYSTAVVPKPASQSDLFLHSNNHPSRHARAFLPSFNEMPQKSMAKKTAYEKIREELKLDAKPKMNLASFVTTSMEEECNILMMESFNKNYVNMDEYPATTQLHNRCVNMIARLFNAEIGENENAIGTGTVGSSEAIMLAGLAFKKKWQNKLKAQGKPYHKPNIVTGANVQVCWEKFAMYFDVELRKVDVGEGYYVMDPAKAIEMVDENTICVAAILGSTYNGEFEDVKLLNDLLLQQNKKNGWDTPIHVDAASGGFVAPFLYPELEWDFRLPLVKSINVSGHKYGLVYAGIGWVIWRSQEDLPQELIFNINYLGADQPTFTLNFSKGSSQIIAQYYQLVHLGREGYQRVMEKCKENAMVVKQGLEKTGCFNILSKDNGVPLVAFSLKDTSHGDEFKISEMLRRLHGWVVPAYPMPSGAEHVNVLRAVVRAEFSREMAEKLVLDIENVLQELGKLGPKYTPKVTKIKKDIAKRKIIVRESNKHHKVLAA
- the LOC107638234 gene encoding glutamate decarboxylase 4 isoform X1; protein product: MNFSVLKSATYSTAVVPKPASQSDLFLHSNNHPSRHARAFLPRCSFNEMPQKSMAKKTAYEKIREELKLDAKPKMNLASFVTTSMEEECNILMMESFNKNYVNMDEYPATTQLHNRCVNMIARLFNAEIGENENAIGTGTVGSSEAIMLAGLAFKKKWQNKLKAQGKPYHKPNIVTGANVQVCWEKFAMYFDVELRKVDVGEGYYVMDPAKAIEMVDENTICVAAILGSTYNGEFEDVKLLNDLLLQQNKKNGWDTPIHVDAASGGFVAPFLYPELEWDFRLPLVKSINVSGHKYGLVYAGIGWVIWRSQEDLPQELIFNINYLGADQPTFTLNFSKGSSQIIAQYYQLVHLGREGYQRVMEKCKENAMVVKQGLEKTGCFNILSKDNGVPLVAFSLKDTSHGDEFKISEMLRRLHGWVVPAYPMPSGAEHVNVLRAVVRAEFSREMAEKLVLDIENVLQELGKLGPKYTPKVTKIKKDIAKRKIIVRESNKHHKVLAA